Proteins encoded together in one Bacteroides ovatus window:
- a CDS encoding cation:proton antiporter, which produces MSQLPTLIADLALILICAGVMTLLFKKLKQPLVLGYVVAGFLASPHMPYTPSVMDTANIKTWADIGVIFLLFALGLEFSFKKIVKVGGSAIIAACTIIFCMILLGIGVGMGFGWHRMDSLFLGGMIAMSSTTIIYKAFDDLGLRKKQFTGLVLSILILEDILAIVLMVMLSTMAVSQHFEGTEMLESIGKLLFFLILWFVVGIYLIPEFLKRCRKLMGEETLLIVSLALCFGMVVMAAHTGFSAAFGAFIMGSILAETIEAESIDRLVKPVKDLFGAIFFVSVGMMVDPAMIVEYAVPIIVITLAVILGQAVFGTFGVILSGKPLKTAMQCGFSLTQIGEFAFIIASLGVSLHVTSDFLYPIVVAVSVITTFLTPYMIRFAEPASTFVDAHLPESWKKIMMRYSSGSQTALNHENLWKKLILSMVRITVVYSIVSMSIIALSFRFVVPFFKENLPHFWASLLGAVFMILCIAPFLRAIMVKKNHSVEFMTLWHDSRANRAPLVSTIVIRIMIAALFVIFVISGLFKASIGLIIGVAVLIVLLMVWSRRLKKQSILIERRFFQNLRSRDVRAEYLGEKKPEYAGRLLSHDLHLADMEIPGESSWAGKTLMELNLGKKFGVHVASILRGKRRINIPGGSVRLFPMDKIQVIGTDEQLSVFNEAMQNGAKIDWEVYEKSEMALKQFIIDSDSVFLGKTIRESGIRDKYHCMIAGVESEDGTLMVPDVNAPLEEGDVVWVVGEKEDVYQLVDQKNEKVQAG; this is translated from the coding sequence TTCTGGCAAGTCCGCATATGCCGTATACTCCTTCAGTGATGGATACTGCCAATATTAAGACTTGGGCGGATATTGGTGTTATTTTCTTGCTGTTTGCTCTTGGTTTGGAATTTAGTTTTAAGAAGATTGTCAAGGTGGGTGGTTCTGCCATCATTGCTGCCTGTACCATCATCTTTTGTATGATTTTGTTGGGAATAGGAGTCGGCATGGGTTTCGGCTGGCACAGGATGGACAGTCTGTTCTTGGGCGGTATGATTGCGATGTCGTCTACTACTATTATTTATAAAGCTTTTGATGATTTAGGATTAAGGAAGAAGCAGTTCACCGGACTTGTGTTGAGTATCTTGATTTTGGAAGATATTTTGGCTATTGTATTAATGGTGATGCTTTCCACTATGGCGGTAAGCCAACATTTTGAAGGTACCGAGATGTTGGAGAGTATCGGGAAATTATTGTTTTTCCTTATTCTGTGGTTTGTTGTCGGTATCTATCTGATTCCTGAATTCTTGAAACGCTGCCGGAAATTGATGGGAGAGGAGACTCTGCTTATTGTGTCGTTGGCACTTTGTTTCGGTATGGTAGTGATGGCGGCTCATACAGGATTTTCTGCTGCATTTGGTGCATTTATAATGGGATCTATTCTGGCGGAAACAATCGAGGCGGAATCCATAGACCGGCTGGTGAAACCGGTAAAGGATCTTTTTGGAGCTATCTTTTTCGTATCGGTCGGTATGATGGTGGATCCTGCAATGATTGTAGAATATGCCGTACCTATTATAGTTATTACTTTGGCTGTTATCTTGGGACAGGCCGTTTTTGGTACATTCGGTGTTATTCTCTCCGGAAAGCCTTTAAAGACGGCTATGCAATGCGGCTTTAGTTTAACGCAGATCGGCGAATTTGCGTTTATTATTGCTTCTTTGGGAGTCTCTTTGCATGTAACGAGTGATTTTCTGTATCCGATAGTGGTAGCGGTTTCTGTGATTACTACTTTCCTGACTCCTTATATGATTCGTTTTGCCGAGCCGGCTTCTACTTTTGTGGATGCTCATCTTCCGGAATCATGGAAAAAAATAATGATGCGTTATTCTTCCGGTTCGCAAACAGCTCTGAATCACGAGAATTTGTGGAAGAAGCTAATCTTGTCAATGGTACGTATAACAGTTGTTTATTCAATTGTCAGTATGTCGATTATTGCACTTTCTTTTCGTTTTGTTGTGCCATTCTTTAAAGAGAATCTGCCTCATTTCTGGGCATCGTTGTTGGGAGCGGTATTTATGATTCTGTGTATTGCTCCTTTCTTGCGTGCCATTATGGTGAAGAAAAATCATTCGGTTGAGTTTATGACCTTATGGCATGATAGCCGTGCCAACCGCGCGCCGCTGGTATCGACAATCGTGATTCGTATTATGATAGCGGCACTTTTTGTCATCTTTGTTATTTCCGGATTATTTAAGGCGTCTATCGGATTGATTATTGGAGTGGCTGTACTTATTGTATTGTTGATGGTATGGTCTCGCCGTTTGAAAAAGCAATCGATATTGATTGAACGTCGTTTCTTCCAGAATCTCCGTTCCAGAGATGTACGTGCAGAGTATCTGGGAGAGAAAAAGCCGGAGTATGCCGGTCGTTTGTTGTCGCATGATTTGCATCTTGCCGATATGGAAATTCCGGGTGAATCCAGTTGGGCGGGAAAGACATTGATGGAGCTGAACTTGGGGAAGAAGTTTGGAGTTCATGTTGCTTCTATTCTTCGTGGAAAGAGGAGGATTAATATCCCCGGTGGTTCTGTTCGTCTGTTTCCAATGGATAAGATACAGGTGATAGGGACGGATGAACAATTAAGTGTGTTTAATGAGGCGATGCAAAACGGAGCGAAGATAGACTGGGAGGTTTATGAAAAGAGCGAGATGGCTTTGAAGCAGTTTATCATTGACAGTGATTCTGTTTTTCTGGGTAAAACGATTCGTGAATCGGGTATCCGCGACAAATATCATTGTATGATAGCCGGTGTTGAAAGTGAAGACGGTACACTGATGGTTCCTGATGTAAATGCTCCGCTCGAAGAAGGCGATGTTGTTTGGGTGGTAGGCGAAAAAGAGGATGTGTACCAATTAGTCGATCAAAAAAACGAAAAAGTACAAGCCGGATAA
- a CDS encoding HIT family protein translates to MKSDPKECLYCQNNETLHNLMIEIAQLSVSRVFLFKEQTYRGRCLVSYKDHVNDLNELSDEDRNAFMADVARVTRAMQKAFQPEKINYGAYSDKLSHLHFHLAPKYVDGPDYGGIFQMNPGKVYLTDAEYQELIDAVKANL, encoded by the coding sequence ATGAAGAGTGATCCGAAAGAATGTCTGTATTGCCAGAACAATGAAACGCTGCATAATCTGATGATTGAGATTGCGCAATTGAGTGTGTCACGTGTGTTTTTGTTTAAGGAACAAACCTACCGCGGACGTTGTCTTGTTTCTTATAAAGACCATGTGAACGATTTGAATGAATTGAGTGATGAAGACCGTAATGCTTTTATGGCAGATGTAGCGCGTGTCACTCGTGCCATGCAAAAAGCTTTCCAGCCGGAAAAGATTAATTATGGTGCTTACTCGGATAAATTGTCTCATTTGCATTTTCATTTAGCACCTAAATATGTGGATGGACCTGATTATGGAGGTATATTCCAAATGAACCCGGGAAAGGTTTATCTGACTGACGCAGAATATCAGGAACTGATTGATGCTGTTAAAGCGAATCTGTAA
- a CDS encoding RNA-binding S4 domain-containing protein yields MAEARIDKWMWAVRIFKTRTIAAEACKKGRITINGSLVKAARMIKPGDVIQVKKPPITYSFKVLQPIEKRVGAKLVSEMMENVTTPDQYELLEMSKISGFVDRARGTGRPTKKDRRELEEFTTPEFMDDFDFDFDFEE; encoded by the coding sequence ATGGCTGAAGCAAGAATAGATAAATGGATGTGGGCTGTCCGCATCTTCAAGACACGTACGATTGCAGCAGAAGCCTGCAAAAAAGGACGTATTACCATCAACGGTTCGCTGGTCAAAGCTGCCCGTATGATAAAACCGGGTGATGTTATTCAAGTGAAGAAACCACCTATCACATACTCATTCAAAGTATTACAACCGATTGAGAAACGTGTAGGAGCCAAACTGGTATCGGAAATGATGGAAAATGTAACGACTCCCGATCAATATGAATTACTTGAAATGAGCAAAATCAGCGGATTCGTAGACCGGGCACGTGGAACCGGACGCCCGACCAAGAAAGATCGCCGGGAACTGGAAGAATTTACAACTCCAGAGTTTATGGATGATTTTGACTTTGATTTCGATTTTGAAGAATAG
- the pth gene encoding aminoacyl-tRNA hydrolase, with the protein MKYLVVGLGNIGPEYHETRHNIGFMTVEALARINNAPPFMDGRYGFTTSFSIKGRQLILLKPSTFMNLSGLAVRYWMQKENIPLENVLIVVDDLALPFGTLRLKGKGSDAGHNGLKHIAAILGTQNYARLRFGIGSDFPRGGQIDYVLGHFTDEDWKTMDERLEMAGEIIKSFCLAGIDITMNQFNKK; encoded by the coding sequence ATAAAATATTTAGTTGTCGGACTGGGAAACATTGGTCCCGAGTATCATGAAACCCGACATAATATCGGATTCATGACAGTAGAAGCATTGGCCAGAATTAACAATGCTCCTCCTTTTATGGATGGACGCTATGGATTCACCACCAGCTTTTCCATCAAAGGACGTCAGTTGATCCTGCTCAAGCCATCGACTTTTATGAACCTGAGTGGATTGGCCGTTCGCTATTGGATGCAGAAAGAAAATATTCCATTGGAAAATGTGCTGATCGTAGTAGATGATCTGGCTCTTCCTTTCGGAACGTTACGCCTAAAAGGAAAAGGAAGTGATGCAGGCCATAACGGATTGAAGCATATTGCCGCCATTCTGGGCACTCAAAACTATGCCCGTCTGCGTTTTGGAATCGGGAGTGATTTTCCACGTGGCGGACAAATCGATTACGTACTCGGTCACTTCACTGATGAAGACTGGAAGACAATGGATGAAAGACTGGAGATGGCAGGGGAAATTATCAAAAGTTTCTGTCTTGCCGGTATCGACATCACAATGAACCAGTTCAACAAGAAATGA
- a CDS encoding 50S ribosomal protein L25/general stress protein Ctc translates to MKSIEVKGTARTIAERSSEQARALKEIRKNGGVPCVLYGGNEVVHFTVTNEGLRNLVYTPHIYVVDLVIDGKKVNAILKDIQFHPVKDTILHVDFYQIDEAKPIVMEVPVQLEGLAEGVKAGGKLALQMRKIKVKALYNVIPEKLIVNVSHLGLGKTVKVGELSFEGLELISAKEAVVCAVKLTRAARGAAAAAGK, encoded by the coding sequence ATGAAATCAATTGAAGTAAAAGGAACTGCAAGAACAATTGCAGAACGCTCTTCTGAACAAGCTAGAGCTTTGAAAGAAATTCGTAAAAACGGTGGTGTACCTTGTGTACTTTACGGAGGTAATGAAGTAGTTCACTTCACAGTGACTAACGAAGGACTTCGTAACTTAGTTTATACTCCGCACATCTACGTTGTAGACTTGGTTATCGATGGCAAAAAAGTAAACGCTATCCTGAAAGATATTCAGTTCCATCCGGTAAAAGATACTATCCTGCACGTTGACTTCTATCAGATTGACGAAGCTAAACCTATCGTAATGGAAGTACCTGTACAGTTGGAAGGTCTTGCAGAAGGTGTGAAAGCCGGTGGTAAACTTGCACTGCAGATGCGTAAGATCAAAGTGAAAGCTTTGTACAATGTAATTCCTGAGAAACTGATCGTTAACGTTTCTCACCTAGGATTGGGCAAGACTGTTAAAGTTGGCGAATTGAGCTTCGAAGGCCTTGAACTGATTAGTGCTAAAGAAGCCGTTGTATGTGCTGTTAAGTTGACTCGTGCAGCAAGAGGTGCAGCAGCAGCCGCTGGCAAGTAA
- a CDS encoding PUR family DNA/RNA-binding protein, translating to MEDLKKKMSADMNDKEIVFSKSIKAGKRIYYLDVKKNRKDEMFLAITESKKVITGEGDDSQVSFEKHKIFLYREDFQKFMAGLEEAVNFIECSDANEYIARLNTEADEESEQKAIEEARENKLESEIKIDIDF from the coding sequence ATGGAAGATTTAAAAAAGAAAATGAGCGCAGACATGAATGATAAGGAGATTGTATTCTCCAAGTCCATTAAAGCAGGTAAACGCATCTATTACCTTGACGTAAAGAAGAATCGTAAAGATGAAATGTTCCTGGCTATTACAGAGAGTAAGAAAGTGATAACGGGAGAAGGTGACGATTCTCAGGTTAGTTTCGAAAAACACAAAATCTTCCTATATAGGGAGGACTTTCAGAAGTTTATGGCAGGACTCGAAGAAGCAGTCAACTTCATTGAGTGCAGTGATGCGAACGAATACATCGCCCGCCTGAACACCGAAGCGGATGAAGAAAGTGAACAGAAAGCAATCGAAGAAGCCCGGGAAAACAAGTTAGAGAGCGAAATTAAGATCGATATTGACTTTTAA
- the nusB gene encoding transcription antitermination factor NusB, with amino-acid sequence MINRVLIRLKIIQIVYAYYQNGSKNLDSAEKELFFSLSKAYDLYNYLLMLMIALTEYAQKRIDAAKAKLAPTKEELYPNRKFVDNKFIAQLEVNKQLVEFIANQKRTWANDQDFIKELYEKIVETDIYKDYMASDDHSYEADRELWRKLYKTYIFNNDSLDQVLEDQSLYWNDDKEIVDTFVLKTIKRFDEKKGANQELLPEFKDDEDQEFARRLFRRTILNSDYYRHLVSENTKNWDLDRIAFMDVIIMQTALAEILSFPNIPVSVSLNEYVEIAKLYSTAKSGSFINGTLDGIVNQLKKEGKLTKN; translated from the coding sequence ATGATCAACAGAGTTCTTATTCGTCTTAAGATTATACAGATAGTATATGCCTATTATCAAAATGGCAGCAAAAATCTAGACTCAGCGGAGAAAGAGTTATTCTTTAGTCTTTCAAAGGCGTATGACCTTTATAATTATTTGCTAATGCTGATGATAGCATTGACAGAGTATGCACAAAAACGTATTGATGCGGCAAAAGCTAAATTGGCACCTACGAAAGAGGAGTTGTATCCCAACAGGAAGTTCGTAGATAACAAGTTTATTGCTCAATTGGAAGTCAATAAGCAATTGGTAGAGTTTATAGCCAATCAAAAAAGAACCTGGGCAAACGACCAGGACTTCATCAAGGAACTTTATGAGAAAATTGTAGAAACCGATATCTATAAAGATTATATGGCTTCTGACGACCACTCATACGAGGCCGATCGTGAATTATGGAGAAAACTCTATAAAACATACATCTTTAATAATGATTCTCTCGATCAGGTATTGGAAGATCAGAGTCTGTATTGGAATGATGACAAAGAAATTGTAGATACATTCGTCCTGAAAACGATCAAACGTTTTGATGAAAAGAAGGGTGCCAACCAGGAACTGCTTCCGGAATTTAAGGATGACGAAGATCAAGAGTTTGCACGTCGTCTGTTCCGTCGTACTATTTTGAATTCCGACTATTACCGTCATTTGGTTAGTGAGAATACAAAAAATTGGGATCTGGACCGTATTGCATTTATGGACGTTATCATTATGCAGACTGCATTAGCAGAAATTCTTAGTTTCCCGAACATTCCGGTCAGTGTTTCGTTAAATGAATATGTAGAGATAGCGAAGTTGTATAGCACAGCTAAAAGCGGTAGCTTTATCAACGGTACGCTGGATGGAATAGTTAATCAATTAAAAAAAGAAGGTAAGTTGACTAAAAACTGA
- the yajC gene encoding preprotein translocase subunit YajC: MNVLTVLLQAPAGAAGGGSMMWIMLIAMFVIMYFFMIRPQNKKQKEIANFRKSLQVNQNVITAGGIHGTIKEITDDYIVLEIASNVKIKIDKNSIFADASAASNQSK, from the coding sequence ATGAACGTATTGACTGTATTATTGCAAGCTCCTGCCGGTGCTGCCGGAGGTGGAAGTATGATGTGGATCATGCTGATAGCTATGTTTGTTATCATGTATTTCTTTATGATCCGTCCTCAGAATAAGAAGCAAAAAGAAATAGCAAATTTCCGTAAATCTCTTCAGGTAAATCAGAATGTGATTACTGCAGGTGGTATCCACGGAACAATCAAGGAAATTACTGACGATTACATAGTACTTGAGATTGCTTCTAATGTAAAGATTAAAATAGACAAGAATTCTATTTTCGCTGATGCTTCAGCTGCTAGCAATCAATCTAAATAA
- a CDS encoding CdaR family protein — protein MFDRRKIEYTYLKLSKKIKDFLLSDKSREFLIFLFFFLIAGGFWLLQTLNSDYEAEFSIPVRIKDVPNNVVLTSEPPSELRVRVKDKGTVLLNYMLGKSFFPVNLGFLDYKGKDNHVKIYASDFEKKILSQLNVSSKILSIKPDTLEYIYSEGKSKLVPVRFQGKVTAGLQYYVSDTICNPDSVLVYAPEGILDTITTAYTQKINLENISDTTRRRIPLNSERGVKFVPASVEMTFPVDIYTEKTVEVPLHGVNFPADKALRTFPSKVQITFQVGLKRFRSIKASDFIINISYEELLKLGSDKYTVKLKSFPSGINQIRIVPEQVDFLIEQITSNVD, from the coding sequence ATGTTTGATCGTAGGAAAATAGAATATACATATTTAAAACTATCAAAGAAAATTAAGGATTTTCTGCTCAGTGATAAGAGCAGAGAGTTCTTAATTTTTTTATTTTTCTTCTTGATAGCCGGTGGATTTTGGCTGCTTCAGACTCTGAATAGTGACTATGAAGCCGAGTTCTCCATTCCGGTACGAATAAAAGATGTTCCCAATAATGTAGTGCTGACTTCGGAACCGCCTTCTGAACTTCGTGTCAGAGTGAAAGATAAAGGTACGGTGCTGCTCAATTATATGCTGGGGAAAAGTTTTTTCCCGGTAAATCTAGGTTTTCTTGATTATAAAGGAAAAGATAATCATGTGAAGATTTACGCATCTGATTTTGAGAAAAAGATATTGAGTCAATTGAATGTGTCTTCCAAAATACTTTCAATCAAGCCGGATACATTAGAGTATATCTATTCTGAAGGAAAGTCTAAGTTAGTACCTGTCCGCTTTCAGGGAAAAGTGACAGCCGGACTTCAATATTATGTATCAGATACGATTTGTAATCCGGACTCTGTATTAGTTTATGCTCCGGAAGGAATTCTGGATACTATTACCACCGCATATACTCAAAAGATAAACCTGGAGAATATTTCAGATACAACCCGGCGACGAATTCCGCTGAATTCTGAAAGAGGAGTGAAGTTTGTTCCGGCTTCGGTAGAAATGACCTTTCCGGTAGATATTTATACGGAGAAAACAGTAGAGGTGCCATTGCACGGAGTTAATTTCCCAGCCGATAAGGCATTACGTACCTTCCCTTCCAAAGTTCAGATAACTTTCCAGGTGGGGTTAAAGCGGTTCCGCAGCATAAAAGCAAGCGATTTTATCATCAATATTTCTTACGAAGAGTTGTTGAAGCTCGGTTCTGATAAATATACGGTTAAATTGAAGTCGTTTCCGAGCGGAATCAATCAAATCCGTATTGTTCCTGAGCAAGTAGACTTCTTGATAGAGCAAATTACTTCTAATGTCGATTAA
- the coaE gene encoding dephospho-CoA kinase (Dephospho-CoA kinase (CoaE) performs the final step in coenzyme A biosynthesis.) produces the protein MSIKIGITGGIGSGKSVVSRLFGIMGIPVYISDIEAKRITQTDPVICQELCALVGQDVFQNGVLNRSLLASYMFGHPNRVQKVNEIIHPQVKEDFRRWAARFGGEQLVGMESAILVEAGFRSEVDFLVMVYAPLEVRVERAIKRDCSSREQVMKRIEAQMSDEVKRSHADFVIVNDDETPLIPQVLELISLLSKNNHYLCSAKNN, from the coding sequence ATGTCGATTAAGATTGGTATAACCGGTGGTATCGGTAGCGGGAAAAGTGTGGTTTCCAGATTATTTGGAATAATGGGAATTCCTGTTTATATTTCAGATATAGAAGCAAAGCGTATCACGCAGACAGATCCGGTGATTTGTCAGGAACTTTGTGCGCTGGTCGGTCAGGATGTGTTTCAAAATGGTGTGTTGAATCGTTCTTTGCTGGCATCCTATATGTTCGGTCATCCGAATCGTGTGCAGAAAGTGAATGAAATTATTCATCCACAGGTGAAAGAAGATTTTCGTCGGTGGGCTGCCCGGTTTGGTGGTGAACAATTGGTAGGTATGGAGTCTGCCATACTTGTGGAAGCCGGTTTTAGGAGTGAAGTTGATTTTCTGGTTATGGTGTATGCGCCGCTGGAAGTGAGAGTGGAGCGCGCCATAAAACGGGATTGTTCATCGAGAGAACAGGTGATGAAGCGTATTGAGGCACAAATGAGTGATGAAGTTAAGAGAAGTCATGCTGATTTCGTGATAGTCAATGATGATGAAACACCGTTAATTCCGCAGGTTTTGGAGCTTATTTCTTTGCTATCTAAAAATAATCATTACCTTTGCTCCGCAAAAAATAATTAA
- a CDS encoding DUF5606 domain-containing protein, with translation MLKTILSISGKPGLYKLISQGKNMLIVESVNAEKKRFPAYGNEKIISLADIAMYTDDAEVPLYDVLEAIKEKEKSAQASIDPKKATPEQLREYLAEVLPNFDRERVYVADIKKLVAWYNILISNGITEFKPEGEVKEEAAAE, from the coding sequence ATGTTGAAGACTATCTTGTCTATCTCAGGTAAACCGGGATTATACAAACTTATTTCGCAAGGAAAAAATATGTTGATTGTTGAATCAGTCAATGCTGAGAAGAAACGTTTCCCCGCTTATGGTAATGAAAAAATTATTTCTTTGGCCGATATAGCAATGTATACGGACGATGCAGAAGTGCCTTTGTATGATGTGCTGGAAGCTATAAAAGAGAAAGAGAAATCAGCGCAGGCTTCTATCGACCCGAAAAAGGCTACTCCTGAACAATTGCGTGAATACTTGGCTGAAGTATTACCAAACTTTGATCGTGAACGCGTATATGTAGCAGATATTAAGAAATTGGTAGCTTGGTATAACATCTTGATTTCTAATGGAATCACAGAATTTAAACCGGAAGGTGAAGTTAAGGAAGAAGCAGCTGCAGAATAA
- the clpB gene encoding ATP-dependent chaperone ClpB, with protein sequence MNFNNFTIKSQEAVQEAVNLVQSRGQQAIEPVHIMQGVMKVGENVTNFIFQKLGMNGQQVALVVDKQIDSLPKVSGGEPYLSRESNEVLQKATQYSKEMGDEFVSLEHIILALLTVKSTVSTILKDAGMTEKELRNAISELRKGEKVTSQSSEDTYQSLEKYAINLNEAARSGKLDPVIGRDEEIRRVLQILSRRTKNNPILIGEPGTGKTAIVEGLAHRILRGDVPENLKNKQVYSLDMGALVAGAKYKGEFEERLKSVVNEVKKSEGDIILFIDEIHTLVGAGKGEGAMDAANILKPALARGELRSIGATTLDEYQKYFEKDKALERRFQIVQVDEPDNLSTISILRGLKERYENHHHVRIKDDAIIAAVELSSRYITDRFLPDKAIDLMDEAAAKLRMEVDSVPEELDEISRKIKQLEIEREAIKRENDKPKLEIIGKELAELKEQEKSFKAKWQSEKTLMDKIQQNKVEIENLKFEAEKAEREGDYGKVAEIRYGKLQALDKEIEDTQKQLRDMQGDKAMIKEEVDAEDIADVVSRWTGIPVSKMLQSEKDKLLHLEEELHQRVIGQDEAIEAVADAVRRSRAGLQDPKRPIGSFIFLGTTGVGKTELAKALAEFLFDDETMMTRIDMSEYQEKHSVSRLVGAPPGYVGYDEGGQLTEAIRRKPYSVVLFDEIEKAHPDVFNILLQVLDDGRLTDNKGRVVNFKNTIIIMTSNMGSSYIQSQMEKLHGSNKEEVIEETKKEVMNMLKKTIRPEFLNRIDETIMFLPLNEKEIKQIVLLQIKGVQKMLAENGVELKLTEGALDFLSQVGYDPEFGARPVKRAIQRYLLNDLSKKLLSQEVDRSKAITVDAGGDGLVFRN encoded by the coding sequence ATGAACTTTAACAATTTTACCATCAAATCTCAAGAAGCGGTACAGGAGGCCGTGAACCTGGTACAAAGCCGGGGACAACAAGCCATTGAACCTGTCCACATCATGCAGGGAGTAATGAAGGTGGGTGAAAATGTCACTAACTTCATCTTCCAGAAACTTGGCATGAACGGACAGCAGGTAGCTCTTGTTGTCGACAAACAGATCGACTCCCTGCCAAAAGTATCCGGCGGAGAACCGTATCTGAGTCGTGAATCTAACGAAGTATTGCAGAAAGCAACACAGTATTCTAAAGAAATGGGCGATGAGTTTGTTTCATTAGAGCATATCATACTAGCATTGCTGACTGTGAAAAGTACCGTCTCCACTATCTTGAAAGATGCCGGTATGACGGAAAAAGAATTACGCAATGCCATCAGCGAGTTGAGGAAAGGAGAAAAAGTAACGTCACAATCTAGTGAAGATACTTATCAATCATTGGAAAAGTACGCTATCAACCTGAACGAAGCTGCCCGTAGCGGAAAACTGGATCCTGTAATTGGACGTGATGAAGAAATCCGCCGGGTACTCCAGATATTGAGCCGCCGTACAAAGAATAATCCGATTCTAATCGGTGAACCGGGAACTGGTAAGACAGCAATCGTAGAAGGCTTGGCACATCGTATCCTTCGAGGAGATGTACCTGAAAACCTGAAAAACAAACAGGTCTATTCATTGGATATGGGAGCACTGGTTGCCGGTGCAAAGTATAAAGGTGAGTTTGAAGAACGACTGAAATCAGTTGTCAATGAAGTGAAGAAATCAGAAGGTGATATAATTCTGTTCATTGATGAGATTCATACACTGGTAGGAGCCGGAAAGGGTGAAGGCGCCATGGATGCTGCAAACATTCTAAAACCTGCCTTAGCTCGTGGAGAACTACGTTCTATCGGAGCAACAACCCTCGACGAATATCAAAAGTACTTCGAAAAGGACAAAGCTTTGGAGCGTCGTTTCCAAATCGTACAAGTGGATGAACCGGACAACTTGAGTACTATTTCTATCCTTCGTGGACTGAAAGAGCGTTACGAGAACCATCACCATGTGCGTATCAAAGATGATGCCATCATTGCAGCCGTCGAATTGAGTAGCCGTTATATTACCGATCGTTTCCTGCCGGATAAAGCCATTGACCTGATGGATGAAGCTGCAGCCAAACTGCGTATGGAGGTAGATTCTGTTCCTGAAGAACTGGATGAAATCTCCCGCAAAATCAAGCAGCTGGAAATCGAACGGGAAGCTATTAAACGTGAAAACGATAAACCGAAACTGGAAATCATCGGTAAGGAGCTTGCCGAACTTAAAGAACAGGAAAAGTCCTTTAAAGCCAAATGGCAGAGTGAAAAAACACTGATGGATAAAATCCAGCAGAATAAGGTTGAGATAGAGAATCTTAAATTTGAAGCAGAAAAAGCTGAACGTGAAGGTGACTATGGTAAAGTAGCCGAAATCCGTTACGGTAAACTTCAGGCTTTGGACAAAGAGATAGAAGATACTCAAAAGCAGCTACGTGATATGCAAGGCGATAAAGCCATGATTAAGGAAGAGGTAGATGCTGAGGACATTGCCGATGTTGTTTCCCGTTGGACAGGTATTCCTGTCAGCAAGATGCTGCAAAGTGAAAAGGATAAACTATTGCACTTGGAAGAGGAACTTCATCAACGTGTAATCGGTCAGGATGAAGCGATTGAAGCCGTGGCAGATGCCGTGCGCCGTAGTCGTGCCGGATTACAGGATCCGAAACGTCCGATTGGCTCGTTCATTTTCCTCGGAACCACCGGTGTAGGTAAGACCGAACTGGCGAAGGCATTGGCAGAATTCCTGTTCGATGACGAAACGATGATGACTCGTATCGACATGAGCGAGTATCAGGAAAAGCACAGTGTTTCCCGTTTAGTCGGAGCGCCTCCGGGATACGTAGGATATGATGAAGGCGGTCAGCTGACAGAAGCTATACGTCGGAAACCTTACTCTGTTGTCCTGTTTGACGAGATAGAAAAAGCTCATCCGGATGTTTTCAATATCCTGTTACAGGTATTGGATGACGGACGACTGACTGACAATAAAGGAAGGGTGGTCAACTTCAAAAATACAATCATCATCATGACTTCGAATATGGGTAGTTCTTATATACAAAGTCAGATGGAGAAGTTGCACGGTTCCAATAAAGAAGAAGTGATTGAAGAAACGAAGAAGGAAGTCATGAATATGTTGAAAAAGACGATTCGCCCGGAATTCCTGAACCGTATTGATGAAACGATCATGTTCTTACCATTGAATGAAAAGGAAATCAAGCAGATCGTACTCTTACAAATCAAGGGAGTTCAGAAAATGCTTGCCGAAAACGGAGTGGAACTGAAACTGACGGAAGGAGCATTGGACTTCTTATCTCAAGTGGGATATGATCCAGAATTTGGAGCTCGTCCGGTAAAGAGGGCTATTCAACGTTATCTATTGAACGATCTATCCAAAAAGTTACTTTCCCAAGAAGTCGACCGCAGCAAAGCAATTACCGTTGACGCTGGTGGAGACGGATTGGTATTCAGAAATTAA